One window of Nitrospirota bacterium genomic DNA carries:
- the rph gene encoding ribonuclease PH: MRIDGRRYDELRPVKITRNFIKYAEGSALIEVGETRVICTATIEEKVPLFLKDQKKGWITAEYAMLPRAALSRKARESTAGRIGGRTHEIQRLIGRSLRAIADLTILGERTIWIDCDVIQADGGTRTAAITGAYIALYDAISYLLLNGIIERSPLKNYLAAVSVGIIKGAVLLDLCYEEDSHADVDMNIVMIETGEFVEIQGTAEVNAFTRNDMERMLSLAEKGILELIQLQKRLLEETV; encoded by the coding sequence ATGCGTATTGACGGAAGAAGGTATGACGAATTAAGACCTGTAAAGATAACGAGGAACTTTATAAAATACGCTGAAGGTTCTGCTTTAATAGAGGTAGGTGAGACCAGGGTGATATGTACAGCCACAATAGAAGAAAAGGTGCCTTTATTTCTAAAGGATCAGAAGAAAGGATGGATTACCGCTGAATATGCTATGCTTCCGAGGGCTGCACTTTCAAGAAAAGCAAGAGAATCAACCGCTGGCAGGATAGGTGGCAGGACACATGAGATACAGAGACTAATCGGCAGATCGTTAAGGGCTATTGCAGATCTCACGATATTAGGTGAAAGAACTATATGGATAGACTGCGATGTGATACAAGCAGATGGAGGGACACGCACCGCAGCGATTACCGGGGCATATATAGCCCTCTATGATGCTATTAGTTATTTACTCTTAAATGGAATTATTGAGCGTTCTCCATTGAAGAATTATCTTGCGGCTGTCAGTGTTGGTATAATAAAAGGTGCGGTACTGCTTGATCTCTGCTACGAAGAAGATTCTCACGCAGATGTTGATATGAACATAGTAATGATAGAAACTGGCGAATTTGTTGAAATACAGGGAACAGCAGAAGTAAATGCATTCACCAGAAATGATATGGAGCGGATGCTGTCCTTAGCAGAAAAGGGAATACTGGAGTTGATACAATTACAGAAAAGACTTCTTGAAGAGACAGTTTAG
- a CDS encoding GerMN domain-containing protein: MHSERQRANIKKKDKKKFWGIFIIVILSLSGVVLFINSLQTKKPVITIPKESATTETVKKRLFTLYFPSDSGKLSPEYREAVEGSNIIENIKIAVVSLIEGSKSGLKSTIPLGTKPMGVWIDADGICYLNFSRDIQQISGGALEEMLAVDTIVETVCSNFPQIKGIRILIDGADADTLSGHIDISSPLMPNKVGDS, translated from the coding sequence ATGCACAGCGAGCGCCAGCGAGCGAATATAAAAAAGAAAGATAAAAAGAAGTTCTGGGGCATCTTTATAATAGTTATCTTATCACTGAGCGGGGTTGTCTTATTTATAAATAGCCTTCAAACAAAGAAACCAGTAATAACTATACCTAAAGAATCTGCTACCACGGAAACGGTGAAAAAGAGGTTGTTTACACTCTATTTTCCATCTGATAGCGGAAAACTCTCACCAGAGTATAGAGAGGCTGTAGAAGGCTCAAATATCATAGAGAATATAAAGATTGCGGTGGTGAGTCTTATTGAGGGATCTAAATCCGGTCTTAAGTCAACCATTCCTTTAGGGACAAAACCCATGGGGGTATGGATAGATGCAGATGGCATATGTTACCTTAATTTCAGCAGAGATATACAGCAGATATCTGGAGGGGCATTGGAAGAGATGCTCGCTGTAGACACGATAGTTGAAACAGTATGCTCAAATTTCCCCCAGATAAAAGGTATAAGGATATTGATTGATGGAGCAGATGCAGATACCTTATCAGGACATATAGATATAAGTAGCCCATTAATGCCTAATAAGGTCGGTGACTCGTAG
- a CDS encoding N-acetylmuramoyl-L-alanine amidase produces the protein MLWGIALTLLLFDPFLVNAQPISETGFIYAELTYKSYPNYTRIVLNAKKGSLKNLQITKEATEESRLFIEFPEAPVLIKPSSVRIEDGLIKTVEIIDKGKRRYLTINMAVSTYHFKNMILTEPERFVIDIFRTDPERKYPITFVIDPGHGGMDQGITWSNKFKEKDITLDIAFRLMTMLQKVQGINVILTRNKDIDLGVRERAAIANAGYPSVFISIHVSMVNGFRIYTSEGIESSTIIHKPKADIERHKQYLWKFQQERHLSRALILADDIRAHLSETFKDEMVLAKRLPLAVLNSVDAPAIMVELPALDDTKKWSSDLFRAKITLALMKGILKYHGNAQRAPASEYKKER, from the coding sequence ATGTTGTGGGGCATAGCACTGACCCTTTTGCTCTTTGATCCATTTCTTGTAAATGCTCAACCCATCTCAGAGACAGGGTTTATCTATGCCGAGCTAACCTATAAAAGCTATCCTAATTATACAAGAATCGTTCTTAATGCAAAAAAGGGAAGTCTTAAGAATCTACAAATAACAAAAGAGGCAACGGAGGAATCCCGACTGTTTATAGAGTTCCCAGAGGCCCCCGTATTAATCAAGCCTTCATCGGTGAGGATAGAAGATGGTCTGATAAAGACAGTAGAAATAATTGATAAAGGTAAAAGACGGTATCTTACTATTAACATGGCTGTTTCTACTTATCATTTTAAAAACATGATATTAACCGAACCTGAGCGGTTTGTAATAGACATATTCAGGACAGACCCGGAGAGGAAATACCCTATCACATTTGTCATAGATCCAGGGCATGGGGGTATGGACCAAGGTATTACATGGAGTAATAAATTTAAAGAGAAAGACATTACACTTGATATTGCATTCAGACTCATGACGATGCTCCAGAAGGTCCAGGGTATAAATGTTATATTAACAAGGAATAAGGATATCGACTTGGGGGTTAGGGAAAGGGCTGCTATTGCTAACGCAGGTTACCCATCAGTCTTTATCTCAATCCATGTAAGCATGGTTAATGGATTTAGGATATATACATCAGAAGGCATAGAGTCTTCAACAATTATACATAAGCCAAAGGCAGATATCGAAAGACACAAGCAATACCTCTGGAAATTTCAACAAGAAAGGCATCTCAGTAGGGCTCTAATATTAGCTGATGACATCAGGGCGCACTTAAGTGAGACATTCAAAGATGAGATGGTGTTGGCAAAAAGATTACCACTCGCCGTTCTGAACAGTGTCGATGCGCCTGCTATTATGGTAGAACTGCCAGCACTGGATGATACAAAGAAGTGGTCGTCTGATCTCTTTAGAGCAAAGATAACATTGGCTTTGATGAAAGGTATCTTAAAATACCATGGAAATGCACAGCGAGCGCCAGCGAGCGAATATAAAAAAGAAAGATAA
- the rho gene encoding transcription termination factor Rho translates to MNIAELKEKTIGELNNVAKELNVEGASGMRKQELIFAILQAQTEKVGLIFGEGVLEILPDGFGFLRSPDYNYLPGPDDIYVSPSQIRRFSLRTGDTVSGQVRPPKENERYFALLKVEAINFEPPDEAREKIIFDNLTPYYPTERIKLEYDMNDYSTRVMELITPVGNGQRGLIVAPPRTGKTMLLQSIAKATKKNHPEIHLIVLLIDERPEEVTDWQRQVKEAEIVSSTFDEPPQRHCQVSEMVIERAKRLVEHKRDVVILLDSITRLARAYNAVIPPSGKVLSGGLDSNALQRPKRFFGAARNIENGGSLTIMATALIDTGSRMDDVIFEEFKGTGNMELHLDRKLVDKRIFPAIDINQSGTRKEELLVDKDVLNKMWILRKVLTPLSTVESMEFLLGKLKGTKSNKEFLEMMNK, encoded by the coding sequence ATGAATATAGCAGAGTTAAAAGAAAAGACAATAGGTGAACTTAATAATGTAGCGAAGGAATTGAATGTTGAGGGCGCCAGTGGTATGCGTAAACAGGAACTTATCTTTGCGATACTGCAGGCACAGACCGAAAAAGTAGGTTTGATATTCGGTGAAGGGGTTCTTGAGATACTTCCAGACGGTTTTGGATTTCTTCGTTCTCCAGATTATAATTACCTGCCTGGTCCTGATGATATTTATGTATCACCTTCCCAGATAAGGAGGTTTAGTCTTAGAACAGGTGATACTGTCAGTGGACAGGTAAGACCACCAAAGGAAAATGAGAGATATTTTGCTCTCCTCAAAGTAGAGGCTATCAACTTTGAGCCTCCTGATGAGGCAAGAGAGAAAATTATATTCGATAACCTTACACCTTATTATCCTACTGAGAGAATAAAACTTGAATATGACATGAATGATTACTCTACAAGGGTAATGGAACTTATAACCCCTGTAGGTAACGGACAGAGAGGGCTTATCGTTGCGCCACCACGAACAGGAAAAACCATGTTGCTTCAATCCATAGCAAAGGCAACAAAGAAAAACCACCCTGAAATCCATTTAATTGTTCTCCTTATAGATGAACGTCCAGAAGAGGTGACTGACTGGCAGAGGCAGGTAAAAGAGGCAGAGATTGTCAGTTCTACATTTGATGAACCACCACAGCGTCACTGTCAGGTATCAGAGATGGTTATAGAACGTGCAAAACGTCTTGTTGAACATAAGAGAGATGTAGTTATACTCCTTGATAGTATTACCCGACTTGCAAGGGCATATAACGCAGTCATACCACCAAGCGGCAAGGTCTTATCAGGAGGACTCGATTCAAATGCCCTTCAGAGACCCAAGCGGTTCTTTGGCGCTGCGAGAAATATAGAGAATGGTGGTAGTCTTACGATAATGGCAACTGCTCTCATAGATACTGGTAGTCGAATGGATGATGTAATTTTTGAAGAATTTAAAGGAACAGGAAACATGGAGCTTCACCTCGATAGAAAACTCGTTGACAAGAGAATATTCCCTGCCATAGATATAAACCAATCAGGCACAAGAAAGGAAGAGTTGCTTGTTGACAAGGATGTGCTCAATAAGATGTGGATTCTCAGAAAGGTACTCACTCCGCTTAGCACTGTTGAAAGCATGGAATTCCTTCTTGGTAAACTAAAGGGAACAAAATCGAACAAGGAATTTCTTGAGATGATGAATAAATAG
- the murI gene encoding glutamate racemase produces MRGLSPIGIFDSGIGGLTVLKEIKRNLPEEDIVYLGDTARVPYGIRSPETITRYSFEAAAFLMKLNIKMLVVACNTSSAISLNALKRSVSVPVIGVIEPGARAAVNASKTRRIGVIGTEATISSGAYARAIKKISQRAEIVAAACPLFVPLVEEGWFDNEITRLTAELYLSPLKKDNIDTLVLGCTHYPLLKDVIGNIMGDSVSLIDSAIETALQVKDVLKEGGIFKKYISVTPSYEYYVTDSPERFKRIGEMFLGEELKQVKKIDICRRENNAY; encoded by the coding sequence GTGAGAGGGCTATCACCTATCGGTATATTTGATTCTGGGATAGGAGGACTCACCGTTTTAAAGGAGATAAAAAGAAACCTCCCCGAAGAAGACATTGTATATCTCGGAGATACAGCGAGGGTGCCATACGGGATAAGGTCTCCAGAGACAATAACAAGATACTCCTTTGAGGCGGCAGCGTTCTTGATGAAATTAAACATAAAGATGTTAGTTGTGGCATGCAATACATCCTCTGCCATCAGCCTTAATGCTTTAAAAAGGAGTGTCTCTGTTCCTGTAATTGGTGTGATTGAACCAGGAGCACGGGCTGCTGTAAATGCGAGCAAGACAAGAAGGATTGGGGTTATTGGCACAGAGGCTACTATAAGCAGTGGTGCCTACGCAAGGGCTATAAAGAAAATAAGCCAGCGTGCTGAGATAGTGGCGGCAGCGTGTCCTTTATTTGTTCCACTGGTAGAAGAAGGATGGTTTGATAACGAAATAACTCGCCTTACAGCCGAGCTATACCTTTCTCCGCTGAAGAAGGATAATATTGATACACTGGTTCTTGGATGCACACATTATCCACTGTTAAAGGATGTTATCGGCAACATTATGGGAGATAGTGTATCCCTTATAGACTCAGCGATTGAAACAGCACTTCAGGTTAAAGATGTACTGAAAGAGGGGGGTATATTTAAGAAATATATATCTGTAACTCCATCTTATGAATACTATGTTACAGATTCGCCAGAGCGATTCAAAAGGATAGGTGAGATGTTTCTTGGCGAAGAGTTAAAACAGGTCAAAAAGATCGATATATGCAGGAGGGAAAACAATGCGTATTGA
- the nadA gene encoding quinolinate synthase, protein MHDNETIIKRILQLKKERNAVILSHNYQRGEIQDIADFIGDSLELSRTAAKTDYDVIIFCGVHFMAESAAILSPDKTVILPEINAGCPMADMVTVTGSRRIVNILPVTLERVFYEFPEDFTLIDMKRMYPGIPVVAYVNTTATVKAESDICCTSGNVAKVIDSLDMDTVICIPDRNLSAWAARNTKKNVITWDGFCHVHHRIRPDDVRKAKSLHPDAPFIAHPECRPEVIDLADHVSSTSGMLRFAKENEAKEFIIGTERGLIHRLKKENPRKQFYPLREDMVCPNMKKTHIESVLKALETMQTVIKVLEDVRVKAKMALDRMLEI, encoded by the coding sequence ATGCATGATAATGAAACAATAATCAAGAGGATACTTCAATTAAAGAAGGAGCGGAATGCTGTCATTCTTTCACATAACTACCAGAGGGGAGAGATTCAGGACATAGCAGACTTCATAGGCGATTCCCTTGAGTTATCAAGAACAGCAGCAAAGACCGATTATGATGTTATAATCTTCTGTGGGGTGCACTTTATGGCAGAGAGTGCAGCTATCCTCTCACCTGATAAGACCGTGATTCTTCCAGAGATTAATGCAGGATGTCCGATGGCAGATATGGTGACTGTGACAGGGAGTAGAAGAATAGTTAACATACTGCCTGTAACACTTGAGAGGGTCTTTTATGAATTCCCAGAGGATTTCACATTGATAGATATGAAAAGGATGTATCCAGGGATACCTGTTGTTGCCTATGTGAATACAACAGCAACGGTCAAGGCAGAGAGCGATATATGCTGTACATCGGGAAATGTTGCAAAGGTTATAGACTCACTTGATATGGATACAGTTATATGCATCCCTGACAGGAATCTCTCTGCATGGGCTGCAAGAAATACAAAGAAAAATGTGATCACATGGGATGGCTTCTGTCATGTTCATCACAGGATAAGACCTGACGATGTAAGAAAGGCAAAATCCCTCCATCCCGATGCACCTTTTATTGCACATCCTGAATGTCGTCCTGAGGTCATTGACCTTGCTGACCATGTATCCAGTACCTCAGGAATGCTCCGTTTTGCAAAGGAGAATGAGGCAAAGGAATTTATTATAGGGACAGAGAGAGGGCTTATTCACAGGCTGAAAAAGGAAAATCCAAGAAAACAATTTTATCCACTCAGGGAAGATATGGTCTGCCCGAATATGAAGAAGACCCATATAGAGAGTGTGCTTAAGGCACTTGAGACGATGCAGACTGTTATCAAGGTACTTGAGGATGTAAGGGTAAAGGCAAAGATGGCACTGGACAGGATGTTGGAGATATAA
- a CDS encoding FAD-dependent oxidoreductase, which translates to MIYHEAIIVGGGLAGLRAAVELNLRNIKVAVISKVHPLRSHSIAAQGGVNAPLGNHPRGIYDNWEKHAYDTIKGGDYLADQDAVVQMCKEAHFRIYELEHWGCPFSRTEEGKIAQRPFGGAGFPRTAYAADRTGHAMLNTLYEQTIRLEQAAEREEIVFYDEWLVTSLISHDDVCIGVIALDIKSGELEAFKADSVIFATGGAGKLYGKSTNALINTGYGMAVSYWAGVPLKDMEFVQFHPTTLYGTNILITEGARGEGGYLINKKGERFLANYEDSRKAMEIAPRDVISRNMMTEILKGNGFEDAYLHLDLRHLGDERIMTRLPGIREISMKFAGVDPVKEPIPVQPGQHYTMGGIDTNTKCETVLKGFYAAGESACISVHGANRLGGNSLLDTVVFGVIAGENAAAYIEGKAEIKDAERILDDGLKKEDEEIRNLFGTAGKESIFTLWKELNRIMDEKVGIFREESILKEALEGIKRLQERFKKISLSYKGKKVNFELYWALELKGSLDVAEIVIAGAIARRESRGSHFRTDYPTRDDNNFLKHTIATYTKDGPELSYKDVTLGYLEPKERRY; encoded by the coding sequence ATGATATATCATGAAGCCATTATTGTAGGTGGAGGACTTGCAGGGTTGAGGGCTGCAGTTGAACTTAACCTCAGAAACATAAAGGTAGCAGTCATCTCAAAGGTTCATCCCTTAAGGTCCCACTCCATTGCGGCTCAAGGTGGAGTAAATGCCCCACTCGGTAATCACCCAAGAGGTATATACGATAACTGGGAAAAACATGCATACGATACCATAAAGGGGGGTGATTATCTTGCCGATCAGGATGCAGTTGTGCAGATGTGTAAAGAGGCACATTTCCGCATATACGAGCTTGAACACTGGGGCTGTCCATTCAGCCGAACAGAGGAAGGGAAGATTGCACAGAGACCTTTTGGTGGTGCAGGTTTCCCGAGGACTGCATATGCGGCTGATAGAACAGGGCATGCGATGCTTAATACCCTTTATGAACAGACAATAAGACTTGAACAGGCGGCTGAGAGGGAAGAGATAGTCTTTTATGATGAGTGGCTCGTAACATCTCTGATTTCCCACGATGATGTGTGCATAGGGGTTATTGCACTTGATATAAAGAGCGGAGAACTTGAGGCATTTAAGGCAGATTCGGTTATCTTTGCCACAGGGGGTGCTGGGAAACTCTATGGTAAATCCACGAATGCCCTTATCAATACAGGATACGGGATGGCTGTTTCCTACTGGGCAGGGGTACCACTGAAGGATATGGAGTTTGTTCAGTTTCATCCAACAACCCTCTATGGCACAAATATCCTTATCACAGAAGGGGCAAGAGGAGAGGGTGGGTATCTGATAAACAAAAAAGGTGAGAGATTCCTCGCAAATTATGAAGATTCTAGAAAGGCGATGGAGATAGCCCCGAGGGATGTTATTTCAAGGAATATGATGACCGAGATACTTAAGGGGAATGGCTTCGAGGACGCATACCTGCATTTAGACCTCAGACACCTCGGTGACGAAAGGATTATGACAAGGCTTCCTGGCATAAGGGAAATCAGCATGAAATTTGCCGGTGTTGATCCTGTAAAAGAACCTATCCCAGTTCAGCCAGGACAGCACTATACAATGGGAGGTATTGACACAAACACTAAGTGCGAAACAGTATTAAAAGGTTTTTATGCGGCAGGTGAGTCAGCATGCATCAGCGTGCATGGTGCAAACAGACTTGGTGGAAACTCCCTCCTTGATACAGTGGTATTTGGTGTAATTGCAGGGGAGAATGCTGCTGCATATATAGAGGGGAAGGCTGAGATTAAGGATGCAGAGAGGATACTTGATGATGGACTGAAGAAGGAAGATGAAGAGATACGCAACCTCTTTGGGACTGCAGGGAAAGAAAGCATATTCACACTCTGGAAAGAACTTAACAGGATTATGGATGAGAAGGTAGGCATCTTCAGAGAAGAATCAATACTCAAAGAGGCACTTGAAGGGATAAAGAGACTACAGGAACGGTTTAAAAAAATCAGCCTTTCATACAAAGGTAAGAAGGTAAATTTCGAACTCTACTGGGCGTTAGAGCTCAAAGGTAGCCTCGATGTTGCAGAGATAGTCATCGCTGGGGCGATTGCAAGAAGGGAATCGAGAGGCTCGCACTTCAGGACAGATTATCCCACGAGGGATGATAATAACTTCCTCAAGCACACCATAGCGACATATACTAAAGACGGTCCAGAATTGAGTTACAAGGATGTCACCCTCGGCTACCTCGAGCCGAAGGAGAGAAGGTATTGA
- a CDS encoding cation diffusion facilitator family transporter: MHHKRSLLIAISITGLMFVLEVIGGIISNSLALLSDAGHMLTDIFALSLSLFAVKFASMPATEKKTYGFYRIEILTALINGVVLILLVLYIFYEAYRRLIDPKEVKSLIMLVVASIGLIVNIAGAFILKGSSRENINIRSAFLHIIGDALSSAGVIIGGIIIMATKWYVVDPLLSIAIGVVILRGAYGLVSESVNILLEAVPKGIRVDTVVGEVKRIDGVRDIHDVHIWTLTSGVYALSAHVLISDLLTSESNKVLERINGLLKEKFNIQHTTIQFECEWCSNKDVCVLDSKPR, from the coding sequence ATGCATCATAAAAGAAGTCTGCTCATTGCTATCTCCATCACAGGACTTATGTTCGTCTTAGAGGTGATAGGAGGGATTATCTCTAATAGCCTTGCACTTCTCAGCGATGCGGGGCATATGCTTACTGATATCTTTGCCCTCTCACTCAGCCTCTTTGCGGTAAAGTTTGCATCTATGCCCGCTACAGAAAAGAAGACCTATGGCTTTTATAGAATTGAGATACTTACAGCGCTTATAAACGGAGTAGTGCTGATACTTCTGGTTCTTTACATATTTTATGAGGCATACAGGAGATTGATTGACCCAAAGGAGGTCAAAAGCCTAATCATGCTTGTTGTTGCCTCTATCGGACTTATAGTTAACATTGCAGGTGCGTTTATCCTTAAAGGCTCAAGCAGAGAGAATATAAATATCCGTAGTGCATTTCTTCACATTATTGGTGATGCGCTATCATCAGCCGGTGTCATCATAGGTGGTATTATTATCATGGCTACAAAATGGTATGTGGTAGATCCTCTGCTCAGCATCGCAATAGGGGTTGTAATCCTCAGAGGCGCCTATGGGCTTGTATCTGAGTCAGTTAATATACTCCTTGAGGCGGTTCCAAAAGGGATAAGGGTAGATACAGTAGTTGGTGAGGTAAAGAGAATAGATGGTGTGAGAGATATACATGATGTTCATATATGGACGCTTACATCAGGTGTCTATGCCCTGAGCGCACATGTCCTCATTTCGGATCTGCTCACAAGCGAAAGCAATAAGGTGCTGGAGAGAATTAACGGCCTGCTGAAAGAAAAATTTAACATACAGCACACCACCATCCAGTTTGAATGTGAATGGTGTAGTAATAAGGATGTATGTGTGCTGGACAGCAAACCCCGTTAG
- a CDS encoding aconitate hydratase: MNITQKIIKEHLIEGTMAPGSEIAIRIDQTLTQDATGTMAYLEFEALGVPRVRTKLSVSYVDHNTLQTGHENADDHFFLQSFAAKHGIYFSKAGNGICHQVHLERFAVSGETLIGSDSHTPTSGSIGMLAIGTGGLDVAVAMAGGPFYLLMPEVVLINLNGKLRDWVTAKDIILWLLKKLTVKGGAGKILEYGGRGIKTLSVPERATITNMGAELGATSSIFPSDERTLRYLKSQGRENAWRSLKADDYAEYNDVLSINLDEIEPMIARPHSPDNVVTVKEVEGISVNQVAIGSCTNSSYVDLMRVAAILKGKKVHRDVSLVISPGSRQVLQMIAKNGALADMVSAGARVLESVCGPCIGMGQAPPSGGVSLRTFNRNFEGRSGTADASVYLASPEVAAASAITGVITDPRNLGKTPRIRTPKRFFIDDSMIIPPSEKMEAETVIRGPNIQALPKRERLPESISGSVLIKLGDNITTDHILPAGAKILPLRSNIPAIAEYVFKGVDESFVKRAKEKGGGFIVSGFNYGQGSSREHAALAPMYLGIKAVLAKSFARIHRDNLVNFGILPLVFLNDADYEWIRKDDELAIPHLITELRSIVHLTIDNLTRGSYFKVGHNLSKRQIDVIIEGGLLNYTLKHLNSLRSSSDE; this comes from the coding sequence ATGAACATTACACAGAAGATAATAAAAGAACACCTTATTGAAGGAACGATGGCCCCTGGTAGTGAGATAGCAATCAGAATTGACCAGACACTAACACAGGATGCTACAGGAACAATGGCATACCTCGAGTTTGAGGCACTTGGTGTTCCACGAGTGAGGACAAAACTCTCTGTAAGTTATGTAGACCATAATACCCTGCAGACAGGGCATGAAAATGCAGATGACCACTTTTTCCTCCAGAGCTTTGCTGCAAAACACGGCATATATTTTTCCAAAGCCGGCAATGGCATATGTCATCAGGTTCATCTTGAGCGTTTTGCTGTGTCAGGAGAGACACTGATTGGCTCAGACAGTCATACCCCTACATCTGGAAGTATCGGTATGCTGGCTATTGGTACAGGAGGTCTTGATGTTGCAGTGGCAATGGCAGGGGGACCATTCTATTTATTAATGCCTGAAGTAGTTCTCATAAATCTTAACGGAAAACTCAGAGACTGGGTTACTGCGAAGGATATTATACTCTGGTTACTTAAAAAGCTCACAGTAAAGGGTGGTGCCGGGAAGATACTGGAATATGGAGGCAGAGGGATTAAGACTCTCAGCGTTCCTGAAAGGGCGACGATTACAAACATGGGTGCTGAGCTCGGTGCTACGAGCTCTATATTCCCCAGCGATGAAAGGACGCTGAGATATCTCAAGTCTCAGGGAAGAGAAAACGCATGGAGAAGTCTGAAGGCTGATGATTATGCAGAGTATAATGATGTCTTATCTATTAATCTTGATGAGATTGAGCCGATGATTGCCCGACCCCACTCACCTGATAATGTTGTTACAGTTAAAGAGGTTGAAGGGATTAGTGTGAATCAGGTTGCCATCGGAAGCTGCACAAACTCTTCTTATGTGGATTTGATGAGAGTTGCAGCAATTCTGAAGGGGAAAAAGGTTCACAGAGATGTAAGCCTTGTAATATCGCCAGGCTCAAGACAGGTACTCCAGATGATAGCAAAGAACGGTGCATTAGCAGATATGGTCTCTGCAGGTGCGAGGGTGCTTGAATCTGTCTGCGGTCCATGTATAGGTATGGGACAGGCACCTCCCTCAGGTGGTGTTTCCCTGAGGACATTTAACAGGAACTTTGAAGGTAGAAGTGGAACAGCAGACGCCTCTGTTTATCTTGCGAGCCCAGAGGTAGCGGCAGCAAGTGCCATTACAGGTGTCATCACAGACCCACGAAATCTGGGTAAAACACCGAGGATAAGAACTCCAAAAAGGTTCTTTATAGATGATAGTATGATTATTCCTCCCTCAGAAAAGATGGAGGCGGAAACTGTCATAAGGGGTCCGAACATCCAGGCACTTCCTAAAAGAGAGAGGCTCCCAGAAAGTATCTCTGGTAGCGTCCTTATCAAATTGGGTGATAATATAACAACAGACCACATCCTGCCAGCAGGGGCAAAGATATTACCTTTGAGGTCTAACATACCTGCGATAGCTGAGTATGTATTTAAGGGGGTAGATGAGTCTTTTGTAAAAAGGGCAAAGGAAAAAGGTGGAGGATTTATCGTTAGTGGGTTTAATTATGGACAGGGCTCAAGCAGGGAGCATGCAGCATTAGCACCGATGTATCTTGGGATAAAGGCAGTGCTTGCAAAGTCCTTTGCACGCATACACAGGGATAATCTTGTAAACTTTGGCATCCTGCCCCTCGTGTTTCTGAATGACGCTGATTATGAGTGGATAAGGAAGGATGATGAGTTGGCTATCCCCCATTTGATAACTGAACTCAGAAGCATAGTTCATCTCACAATAGACAATCTTACGAGGGGAAGTTATTTTAAGGTAGGACACAATCTGAGCAAAAGACAGATAGATGTTATAATAGAGGGTGGACTTTTAAATTATACACTCAAACATCTGAATTCCCTGAGGAGTAGTTCAGATGAATAG